Proteins from one Esox lucius isolate fEsoLuc1 chromosome 19, fEsoLuc1.pri, whole genome shotgun sequence genomic window:
- the herpud1 gene encoding homocysteine-responsive endoplasmic reticulum-resident ubiquitin-like domain member 1 protein gives MDNSGFPRQKTITLVIKTPNQAHGDQTIEEVDMEWTVKELKTHLSKVYPNNPVESDQRLIYSGKLLPDNLRVRDIFRKTDLTPTVHLVCAIRSQPRGPLGARPKVREPEHQAVQPPAPAAPTDPELRQRRSQGPSAAPQTAATAPGSAEITSPTFPTYSLYSPQQMLWLQHMYARQYYMLYHAAYAAAASVPLAPAAGPSLPVAPHQAAVAAALPNQGPIDNLPANQNAQDAAFINPGAANQNLRMNAQGGPVMEDEEDMDRDWLDWVYTAARLGVFLSIVYFYSSLSRLVLVMSSLLLMYLHTAGWFPFRRRALVRGPNNQVPDVIQNQHNPDQNPAPPAEVLAGEAEARVEAEVGPDEEHPLTAVLVPPHRVSIVWTAWIFFKAFFASLIPEAPAMAH, from the exons atggacaACAGTGGTTTTCCAAGACAAAAGACTATCACACTTGTGATAAAAACACCGAATCAAGCTCACGGGGATCAAACGATTGAAGAAGTTGACATGGAATGGACGGTGAAAGAGTTGAAGACGCATTTATCGAAGGTTTACCCAAACAACCCG GTTGAAAGTGATCAGAGACTAATTTACTCTGGCAAACTGCTCCCAGACAACCTGCGTGTCAGGGATATTTTCAGAAAG ACGGACCTAACTCCCACTGTGCACCTGGTGTGTGCAATCAGAAGTCAGCCCAGAGGTCCGCTAGGAGCAAGACCCAAG GTCAGAGAGCCTGAGCATCAAGCGGTCCAGCCCCCTGCCCCTGCAGCCCCCACGGACCCAGAGCTGAGGCAGCGCAGGTCCCAGGGCCCCTCTGCTGCCCCACAGACGGCCGCTACAGC GCCGGGGTCAGCGGAGATCACCAGCCCTACCTTCCCCACATACTCCCTGTACAGCCCTCAGCAGATGCTCTGGCTCCAGCACATGTATGCCCGTCAGTACTACATGCTTTA CCATGCGGCTTACGCTGCAGCGGCCTCCGTGCCGTTAGCCCCGGCCGCCGGCCCGTCCCTGCCTGTCGCCCCCCACCAAGCCGCCGTCGCAGCTGCCCTGCCCAATCAGGGCCCCATCGACAACTTGCCGGCCAATCAGAACGCACAGGATGCTGCTTTCATCAACCCAGGCGCAGCCAATCAGAACCTTCGCATGAATGCCCAGGGCGGCCCTGTGATGGAGGACGAGGAGGATATGGATCGCGATTGGTTAGATTGGGTGTACACAGCTGCCCGTCTGGGAGTGTTTCTGAGCATCGTCTACTTCTACTCCAGTCTGAGCCGGTTGGTCCTGGTCATGAGCAGCCTGCTACTAATGTACCT GCACACAGCAGGCTGGTTCCCCTTCAGGCGAAGGGCCCTTGTCAGAGGTCCCAATAATCAGGTCcctgatgtaatccagaaccaACACAACCCGGACCAAAACCCAGCGCCGCCA GCGGAGGTCCTTGCAGGAGAAGCGGAGGCCAGGGTAGAGGCAGAGGTTGGGCCTGATGAAGAACACCCCCTGACTGCAGTACTGGTGCCTCCACACAGGGTGTCTATAGTTTGGACTGCCTGGATCTTCTTCAAAGCCTTCTTTGCCTCCCTCATCCCAGAAGCCCCGGCAATGGCCCACTAA
- the nup93 gene encoding nuclear pore complex protein Nup93 isoform X2 — translation MLVQWEQVKQRVLHTLLGAGEDALDFSQDVEPSFVSDAGVPGRSALDSVEVAYGRQIYVFNEKIVNGHVQPNLGDLCSSVADSLDDKNVSDMWRMVKQMTDVLLVPAKDTLKSRTAMDMQMAFVTQALQFLENSYKNYTMVTVFGNLPQAQLGGVPGTYQLVRSFLNIKLPGPLPGMQDGEVEGQPVWALIYYCLRCGDLGAAMQVVNRAQHQLGDFKSWFQEYMNSPDRRLAPATENKLRLHYRRVLRNSADPYKRAVYCLIGKCDIADNHGEVADKTEDYLWLKLNQVCFDDDGSTAPQDRLTLAQLQKQLLEDYGESHFSASQQPFLYFQVLFLTAQFEAAVAFLFRVERLRSHAVHVALVLYELRLLLKSSGQSAQLLSQEAGDPPMVRRLNFIRLLMLYTRKFESTDPREALQYFYFLRNEKNSQGENMFMCCVSELVIESREFDMLLGRLEKDGSRKPGVIDKFAGDTRAIITKVALEAENKGLFEEAVKLYELAKNPDKVLELMNRLLSPVVAQVGVPQSNKERLKNTAVAVAERYRTQGVAGEKTVDSTFYLLLDLMTFFDEYHAGNIDRAYDVMERLKLVPLSQDSVEERVAAFRNFSDEVRHNLSEVLLATMNILFTQYKRLKGASAGTPGRPQRSMEDRDSQLRSQARALITFAGIIPYRMAGDTNARLVQMEVLMN, via the exons CCGAGCTTTGTGAGTGACGCGGGCGTTCCTGGGCGGAGTGCTCTTGACAGCGTGGAGGTGGCCTACGGACGACAG ATCTATGTTTTTAATGAGAAGATAGTGAACGGCCATGTCCAGCCCAACCTGGGAGACCTCTGTTCCTCTGTGGCAGACAGCCTGGATGACAAG AACGTGTCAGACATGTGGCGGATGGTGAAGCAGATGACAGACGTGCTTTTGGTCCCGGCTAAAGACACGCTGAAAAGCCGCACGGCCATGGACATGCAGATGGCGTTCGTCACGCAGGCCCTGCAGTTTCTGGAGAACAG CTACAAGAACTACACCATGGTGACCGTGTTTGGTAACCTGCCCCAGGCCCAGCTGGGTGGAGTCCCTGGCACCTATCAGCTGGTGCGCAGCTTCCTCAACAtcaaactccctgggcctcttcCAGGCATGCAG gACGGGGAGGTGGAGGGTCAACCAGTCTGGGCTCTGATCTATTACTGCCTGCGCTGTGGGGACCTGGGGGCAGCCATGCAGGTGGTGAACCGGGCCCAACACCAGCTGGGGGACTTTAAGAGCTGGTTCCAGGAATACATGAACAGCCCTGACAGACG TCTGGCCCCGGCCACGGAGAACAAGCTGCGTCTCCACTACCGCCGAGTGCTCAGGAACAGCGCCGACCCCTACAAGCGGGCTGTCTACTGCCTCATCGGGAAGTGTGACATCGCCGACAACCACGGGGAGGTGGCCGACAAGACCGAGGACTACCTGTGGCTCAAG CTTAACCAGGTGTGTTTCGATGATGACGGCAGCACTGCTCCTCAGGACAGACTGACGCTGGCCCAGCTACAGAAACAGCTGCTAGAGGACTATG GAGAGTCCCACTTCTCCGCCAGCCAGCAGCCGTTCCTTTACTTCCAGGTGTTGTTTCTCACGGCCCAGTTTGAGGCCGCCGTGGCCTTCCTGTTCCGGGTGGAGCGTTTACGCAGCCACGCCGTCCACGTGGCTCTGGTTCTCTACGAGCTGAGGCTGCTGCTCAAGTCGTCTGGACAGAGCGCGCAACTGT TGAGTCAGGAGGCTGGGGACCCCCCCATGGTGCGGAGGCTGAACTTCATCCGTCTCCTCATGCTCTACACTCGCAAGTTTGAGTCCACAGACCCGCGCGAGGCCCTCCAGTACTTCTACTTCCTACG GAATGAAAAAAACAGCCAAGGAGAGAACATGTTTATGTGCTGTGTCAGTGAGCTGGTGATTGAGAGCCGAGAGTTTGATATGCTTCTGGGAAGACTGGAAAAAGACGGCAGCCGAAAG CCTGGAGTGATTGATAAATTTGCCGGAGACACTCGAGCCATTATAACAAAAGTCGCACTGGAGGCAGAGAACAAGGGCCTGTTTGAGGAAGCAGTCAAATTGTATGAGCTTGCCAAG AATCCAGACAAAGTCCTGGAGCTGATGAACAGGCTGCTGAGTCCCGTCGTTGCCCAAGTTGGTGTTCCCCAGTCCAATAAGGAGAGGCTGAAGAACACCGCGGTTGCTGTAGCTGAGCG GTACCGGACCCAGGGTGTTGCTGGAGAAAAGACTGTGGACAGCACCTTCTACCTGCTGCTGGACCTCATGACCTTCTTTGATGAGTACCATGCTGGGAACATCGACCGGGCCTACGAT GTGATGGAGCGGCTGAAACTCGTCCCTCTGAGTCAGGACAGTGTGGAGGAAAGAGTCGCTGCATTCCGCAATTTCAGTGATGAG GTCAGACATAATTTGTCTGAGGTGCTTCTAGCCACCATGAACATCCTCTTCACGCAGTACAAGCGTCTGAAGGGGGCCTCAGCAGGAACCCCAGGTCGACCACAGAGATCCATGGAGGACAGAGACTCG CAGCTGCGCAGCCAAGCCCGGGCACTGATCACGTTTGCTGGGATTATCCCGTACCGCATGGCAGGCGACACCAATGCCCGACTGGTGCAGATGGAGGTCCTGATGAACTGA
- the slc12a3 gene encoding solute carrier family 12 member 3 isoform X1 produces the protein MFSIALKQMEELPVAPNEGISLSAFRSPFSVSGKEGCKYSFDGSSYHYSDGNSMTSQRSSQILTGFDTLDAAPNYDFYANTNAPGRARRTRPSLFQLHSKIEDDSFPPPLYEETSAHREAGDSSEEEAEEPLSEPTRFGWVKGVMIRCMLNIWGVILYLRLPWITAQAGIGMTWVIILLSSCITGITGLSTSAIATNGKVKGGGTYFLISRSLGPELGGSIGLIFAFANAVAVAMHTVGFAETVQSLMQESGTKMVDPTNDIRIIGVITVTCLLAISLAGMEWESKAQIVFFFVILVSFANYLVGTFMPATPQKQAKGFFSYKVDIFVENFKPNYRGLEGSFFGMFSIFFPSATGILAGANISGDLKDPTVAIPRGTLMAIFWTTVSYIIIAGTIGGCVVRDASGGINDTLSNNNDCLGPACKYGWDFTACIKNTSCPFGLSNQYQTMSMVSGFAPLIAAGIFGATLSSALACLVSAPKVFQCLCKDNLYPLIGFFGKGFGKNDEPIRGYVLTYIIAICFILIAELNTIAPIISNFFLCSYALINFSCFHASITNSPGWRPSFRFYSKWLALLGAVVSVIIMFLLTWWAALIAIGIVIFLLGYVLYKKPSVNWGSSVQAGSYNMALSYCVGLNQVDEHIKNYRPQCLVLSGPPSCRPALVDFVGTFTKNLSLMMCANVVTQGEPSPSALNASRNSSHVTWLNKRHIKSFYHGVVAKDLRTGVQMLLQGAGLGRVRPNVLMMGFKRDWRRDTSSSIESYIGIIHDAFDLQYGLCVLRMKEGLDTSRSAQAHVNPGFEASPKRDVNAPAPPANFSLDPDPMVTEPQPFTVFQSKQGKKTIDVYWLFDDGGLTLLIPYLLKRKKRWARCKVRIFVGGDIQRKEEQKTEVKDLISKFRLGFHDVEVLPDINARPQPEHVKRFEDLIGPYRLNPDQKDCEDGQDNQNCPWMVSDEEIDRNKTKTLRQIRLNEVLQDYSRDAAIIVVTMPVGRRGQCPSALYMAWLETVSRDLRPPVLMVRGNQENVLTFYCQ, from the exons ATGTTTTCCATTGCATTAAAACAAATGGAGGAGTTACCAGTCGCACCAAATGAGGGGATAAGCCTCTCGGCTTTCCGAAGCCCATTCTCAGTGAGTGGGAAAGAAGGCTGCAAGTACAGCTTTGATGGCAGCAGCTATCACTACAGTGACGGCAACAGCATGACTTCTCAGAGGTCCTCCCAGATCCTGACAGGCTTCGACACTTTGGACGCCGCTCCAAACTATGACTTTTATGCCAACACAAACGCCCCGGGTAGGGCACGTCGAACAAGACCTTCCCTCTTCCAGCTTCACTCGAAGATTGAA GATGATTCCTTCCCGCCTCCTCTGTATGAGGAGACCAGCGCGCACAGAGAAGCTGGAGACAGCTCCGAGGAGGAGGCCGAGGAACCGCTGTCAGAGCCCACCAGGTTTGGATGGGTGAAGGGAGTCATG ATCCGCTGCATGCTTAACATCTGGGGGGTGATCCTGTACCTGCGGTTGCCCTGGATCACTGCACAGGCTGGGATCG GTATGACCTGGGTCATCATCCTGCTGTCCTCCTGCATCACCGGCATCACCGGCCTGTCCACGTCTGCCATCGCCACCAACGGGAAGGTCAAAGGAG GTGGAACCTACTTCCTGATCTCGCGTAGCCTGGGGCCAGAGCTCGGAGGATCCATCGGACTCATCTTTGCCTTCGCAAATGCCGTCGCAGTTGCCATGCACACTGTTGGCTTTGCCGAGACTGTGCAGTCGTTGATGCAA GAGAGTGGTACCAAAATGGTGGACCCCACCAATGACATCCGCATCATCGGAGTGATCACTGTTACGTGTCTGCTTGCCATCTCTTTGGCCGGGATGGAGTGGGAGTCCAAG GCACAGATTGTCTTCTTCTTTGTCATCTTGGTGTCATTTGCTAATTACTTGGTGGGGACTTTTATGCCCGCAACGCCTCAGAAGCAAGCCAAGGGCTTCTTCAGTTATAAAG TGGATATATTTGTCGAAAACTTTAAACCCAACTATCGTGGGCTTGAAGGCAGTTTCTTTGGCATGTTCTCCATCTTCTTCCCATCAGCCACGGGGATCCTGGCAGGAGCCAATATCTCTGGAGACCTAAAG GATCCTACGGTTGCTATTCCAAGAGGAACATTGATGGCTATATTCTGGACCACTGTTTCCTATATTATCATAGCAGGAACTATTG GAGGCTGTGTGGTACGGGATGCATCTGGAGGAATCAATGACACTTTGTCTAATAACAACGACTGCCTGGGTCCAGCCTGTAAATATGGCTGGGACTTCACtgcctgtataaaaaacacatcCTGCCCTTTCGGTCTCAGCAACCAATACCAG ACCATGAGCATGGTGTCAGGGTTCGCTCCTCTGATAGCTGCTGGGATATTCGGGGCCACTCTCTCCTCAGCACTCGCCTGCTTGGTCTCTGCGCCCAAAGTCTTCCAG TGCCTCTGTAAAGACAACCTGTATCCACTCATTGGTTTCTTTGGGAAGGGTTTCGGGAAAAACGATGAGCCAATCAGAGGCTATGTTCTGACATATATCATCGCAATATGCTTCATCCTCATTG CTGAGCTCAACACTATCGCTCCCATCATTTCCAACTTCTTCCTGTGCTCCTACGCTCTCATCAACTTCAGCTGCTTCCATGCCTCCATCACCAACTCTCCAG GCTGGCGTCCCTCTTTCAGGTTTTACAGTAAGTGGTTGGCCCTGCTGGGGGCTGTGGTGTCTGTCATCATCATGTTCCTGCTCACCTGGTGGGCGGCTCTCATTGCTATCGGCATTGTGATCTTCCTATTGGGATATGTGCTCTACAAAAAACCAT CTGTGAACTGGGGATCTTCGGTGCAAGCTGGGTCATACAACATGGCATTGTCCTACTGTGTTGGTCTGAACCAGGTCGACGAACATATCAAGAACTACAG ACCCCAGTGTCTGGTCCTCAGCGGGCCACCCAGTTGTCGACCTGCACTGGTTGACTTTGTTGGAACATTCACCAAGAATCTAAGCCTGATGATGTGTGCCAATGTTGTCACT CAGGGAGAGCCTTCTCCCTCAGCCCTCAACGCTTCCAGGAACAGCAGTCATGTCACCTGGCTGAACAAGCGGCATATCAAATCCTTCTATCACGGTGTGGTGGCTAAAGACCTTCGCACTGGGGTTCAGATGTTGCTCCAG GGTGCCGGTTTGGGTCGGGTCAGACCGAATGTTCTCATGATGGGTTTCAAAAGGGACTGGCGCAGGGACACATCATCTAGCATTGAAAGCTATATTGGCATAATACA TGATGCGTTTGACCTGCAGtatggactgtgtgtgttgcGCATGAAGGAAGGTCTGGACACATCTCGGTCAGCACAAGCACATG TTAACCCTGGGTTTGAGGCAAGCCCAAAGAGGGATGTCAACGCCCCTGCACCCCCTGCCAATTTTTCAT TGGACCCCGATCCCATGGTGACTGAGCCTCAGCCCTTTACTGTGTTCCAGTCCAAGCAGGGGAAGAAGACCATTGATGTGTACTGGCTCTTTGATGATGGAG GTCTGACATTGCTAATTCCCTACCTGCTCAAACGTAAGAAGCGCTGGGCAAGGTGCAAGGTGCGCATCTTTGTGGGCGGAGATATCCAACGGAAGGAGGAACAAAAGACAGA AGTCAAGGACCTCATCAGCAAATTTCGCCTTGGTTTCCATGATGTTGAGGTTCTACCTGATATCAATGCAAGACCACAACCTGAACA TGTGAAGAGGTTTGAGGACCTGATAGGACCCTATAGACTAAACCCAGACCAGAAGGACTGTGAAGATGGCCAGGACAACCAGAACTGTCCCTGGATGGTATCTGATGAGGAGATAGACAGAAATAAGACCAAG ACCCTTCGACAGATTCGTCTGAACGAGGTTCTTCAAGATTACTCAAGGGATGCTGCCATAATTGTTGT GACCATGCCAGTGGGAAGGAGAGGCCAATGTCCCAGTGCTCTGTACATGGCGTGGCTGGAGACTGTGTCTCGTGACTTACGCCCCCCGGTCTTAATGGTCAGGGGAAACCAGGAGAATGTGCTCACCTTCTACtgtcagtga
- the slc12a3 gene encoding solute carrier family 12 member 3 isoform X2, with protein sequence MFSIALKQMEELPVAPNEGISLSAFRSPFSVSGKEGCKYSFDGSSYHYSDGNSMTSQRSSQILTGFDTLDAAPNYDFYANTNAPGRARRTRPSLFQLHSKIEDDSFPPPLYEETSAHREAGDSSEEEAEEPLSEPTRFGWVKGVMIRCMLNIWGVILYLRLPWITAQAGIGMTWVIILLSSCITGITGLSTSAIATNGKVKGGGTYFLISRSLGPELGGSIGLIFAFANAVAVAMHTVGFAETVQSLMQESGTKMVDPTNDIRIIGVITVTCLLAISLAGMEWESKAQIVFFFVILVSFANYLVGTFMPATPQKQAKGFFSYKVDIFVENFKPNYRGLEGSFFGMFSIFFPSATGILAGANISGDLKDPTVAIPRGTLMAIFWTTVSYIIIAGTIGGCVVRDASGGINDTLSNNNDCLGPACKYGWDFTACIKNTSCPFGLSNQYQTMSMVSGFAPLIAAGIFGATLSSALACLVSAPKVFQCLCKDNLYPLIGFFGKGFGKNDEPIRGYVLTYIIAICFILIAELNTIAPIISNFFLCSYALINFSCFHASITNSPGWRPSFRFYSKWLALLGAVVSVIIMFLLTWWAALIAIGIVIFLLGYVLYKKPSVNWGSSVQAGSYNMALSYCVGLNQVDEHIKNYRPQCLVLSGPPSCRPALVDFVGTFTKNLSLMMCANVVTGEPSPSALNASRNSSHVTWLNKRHIKSFYHGVVAKDLRTGVQMLLQGAGLGRVRPNVLMMGFKRDWRRDTSSSIESYIGIIHDAFDLQYGLCVLRMKEGLDTSRSAQAHVNPGFEASPKRDVNAPAPPANFSLDPDPMVTEPQPFTVFQSKQGKKTIDVYWLFDDGGLTLLIPYLLKRKKRWARCKVRIFVGGDIQRKEEQKTEVKDLISKFRLGFHDVEVLPDINARPQPEHVKRFEDLIGPYRLNPDQKDCEDGQDNQNCPWMVSDEEIDRNKTKTLRQIRLNEVLQDYSRDAAIIVVTMPVGRRGQCPSALYMAWLETVSRDLRPPVLMVRGNQENVLTFYCQ encoded by the exons ATGTTTTCCATTGCATTAAAACAAATGGAGGAGTTACCAGTCGCACCAAATGAGGGGATAAGCCTCTCGGCTTTCCGAAGCCCATTCTCAGTGAGTGGGAAAGAAGGCTGCAAGTACAGCTTTGATGGCAGCAGCTATCACTACAGTGACGGCAACAGCATGACTTCTCAGAGGTCCTCCCAGATCCTGACAGGCTTCGACACTTTGGACGCCGCTCCAAACTATGACTTTTATGCCAACACAAACGCCCCGGGTAGGGCACGTCGAACAAGACCTTCCCTCTTCCAGCTTCACTCGAAGATTGAA GATGATTCCTTCCCGCCTCCTCTGTATGAGGAGACCAGCGCGCACAGAGAAGCTGGAGACAGCTCCGAGGAGGAGGCCGAGGAACCGCTGTCAGAGCCCACCAGGTTTGGATGGGTGAAGGGAGTCATG ATCCGCTGCATGCTTAACATCTGGGGGGTGATCCTGTACCTGCGGTTGCCCTGGATCACTGCACAGGCTGGGATCG GTATGACCTGGGTCATCATCCTGCTGTCCTCCTGCATCACCGGCATCACCGGCCTGTCCACGTCTGCCATCGCCACCAACGGGAAGGTCAAAGGAG GTGGAACCTACTTCCTGATCTCGCGTAGCCTGGGGCCAGAGCTCGGAGGATCCATCGGACTCATCTTTGCCTTCGCAAATGCCGTCGCAGTTGCCATGCACACTGTTGGCTTTGCCGAGACTGTGCAGTCGTTGATGCAA GAGAGTGGTACCAAAATGGTGGACCCCACCAATGACATCCGCATCATCGGAGTGATCACTGTTACGTGTCTGCTTGCCATCTCTTTGGCCGGGATGGAGTGGGAGTCCAAG GCACAGATTGTCTTCTTCTTTGTCATCTTGGTGTCATTTGCTAATTACTTGGTGGGGACTTTTATGCCCGCAACGCCTCAGAAGCAAGCCAAGGGCTTCTTCAGTTATAAAG TGGATATATTTGTCGAAAACTTTAAACCCAACTATCGTGGGCTTGAAGGCAGTTTCTTTGGCATGTTCTCCATCTTCTTCCCATCAGCCACGGGGATCCTGGCAGGAGCCAATATCTCTGGAGACCTAAAG GATCCTACGGTTGCTATTCCAAGAGGAACATTGATGGCTATATTCTGGACCACTGTTTCCTATATTATCATAGCAGGAACTATTG GAGGCTGTGTGGTACGGGATGCATCTGGAGGAATCAATGACACTTTGTCTAATAACAACGACTGCCTGGGTCCAGCCTGTAAATATGGCTGGGACTTCACtgcctgtataaaaaacacatcCTGCCCTTTCGGTCTCAGCAACCAATACCAG ACCATGAGCATGGTGTCAGGGTTCGCTCCTCTGATAGCTGCTGGGATATTCGGGGCCACTCTCTCCTCAGCACTCGCCTGCTTGGTCTCTGCGCCCAAAGTCTTCCAG TGCCTCTGTAAAGACAACCTGTATCCACTCATTGGTTTCTTTGGGAAGGGTTTCGGGAAAAACGATGAGCCAATCAGAGGCTATGTTCTGACATATATCATCGCAATATGCTTCATCCTCATTG CTGAGCTCAACACTATCGCTCCCATCATTTCCAACTTCTTCCTGTGCTCCTACGCTCTCATCAACTTCAGCTGCTTCCATGCCTCCATCACCAACTCTCCAG GCTGGCGTCCCTCTTTCAGGTTTTACAGTAAGTGGTTGGCCCTGCTGGGGGCTGTGGTGTCTGTCATCATCATGTTCCTGCTCACCTGGTGGGCGGCTCTCATTGCTATCGGCATTGTGATCTTCCTATTGGGATATGTGCTCTACAAAAAACCAT CTGTGAACTGGGGATCTTCGGTGCAAGCTGGGTCATACAACATGGCATTGTCCTACTGTGTTGGTCTGAACCAGGTCGACGAACATATCAAGAACTACAG ACCCCAGTGTCTGGTCCTCAGCGGGCCACCCAGTTGTCGACCTGCACTGGTTGACTTTGTTGGAACATTCACCAAGAATCTAAGCCTGATGATGTGTGCCAATGTTGTCACT GGAGAGCCTTCTCCCTCAGCCCTCAACGCTTCCAGGAACAGCAGTCATGTCACCTGGCTGAACAAGCGGCATATCAAATCCTTCTATCACGGTGTGGTGGCTAAAGACCTTCGCACTGGGGTTCAGATGTTGCTCCAG GGTGCCGGTTTGGGTCGGGTCAGACCGAATGTTCTCATGATGGGTTTCAAAAGGGACTGGCGCAGGGACACATCATCTAGCATTGAAAGCTATATTGGCATAATACA TGATGCGTTTGACCTGCAGtatggactgtgtgtgttgcGCATGAAGGAAGGTCTGGACACATCTCGGTCAGCACAAGCACATG TTAACCCTGGGTTTGAGGCAAGCCCAAAGAGGGATGTCAACGCCCCTGCACCCCCTGCCAATTTTTCAT TGGACCCCGATCCCATGGTGACTGAGCCTCAGCCCTTTACTGTGTTCCAGTCCAAGCAGGGGAAGAAGACCATTGATGTGTACTGGCTCTTTGATGATGGAG GTCTGACATTGCTAATTCCCTACCTGCTCAAACGTAAGAAGCGCTGGGCAAGGTGCAAGGTGCGCATCTTTGTGGGCGGAGATATCCAACGGAAGGAGGAACAAAAGACAGA AGTCAAGGACCTCATCAGCAAATTTCGCCTTGGTTTCCATGATGTTGAGGTTCTACCTGATATCAATGCAAGACCACAACCTGAACA TGTGAAGAGGTTTGAGGACCTGATAGGACCCTATAGACTAAACCCAGACCAGAAGGACTGTGAAGATGGCCAGGACAACCAGAACTGTCCCTGGATGGTATCTGATGAGGAGATAGACAGAAATAAGACCAAG ACCCTTCGACAGATTCGTCTGAACGAGGTTCTTCAAGATTACTCAAGGGATGCTGCCATAATTGTTGT GACCATGCCAGTGGGAAGGAGAGGCCAATGTCCCAGTGCTCTGTACATGGCGTGGCTGGAGACTGTGTCTCGTGACTTACGCCCCCCGGTCTTAATGGTCAGGGGAAACCAGGAGAATGTGCTCACCTTCTACtgtcagtga